A single window of Halobacterium jilantaiense DNA harbors:
- the pth2 gene encoding peptidyl-tRNA hydrolase Pth2, translating to MKQVIAARTDIGMGQGKLAAQVAHASLNAYEYADDRAVRQWKDEGQTKVVVKVGSERELYELSEEAKHKGLPTGLISDAGRTQLEPGTPTALAIGPAPDADVDRITGDLSLF from the coding sequence ATGAAACAGGTCATCGCCGCCCGAACTGACATCGGGATGGGGCAGGGGAAGCTCGCCGCTCAGGTCGCACACGCCTCGCTGAACGCCTACGAGTACGCCGACGACCGAGCCGTCCGGCAGTGGAAAGACGAGGGGCAGACGAAGGTCGTGGTGAAGGTCGGCAGCGAGCGCGAGCTCTACGAACTCTCCGAGGAAGCCAAGCACAAGGGACTGCCGACGGGCCTCATCTCGGACGCCGGCCGCACCCAGCTGGAGCCCGGGACGCCGACGGCGCTGGCAATCGGCCCGGCACCCGACGCCGACGTCGACCGAATCACGGGCGACCTCTCGCTGTTCTGA
- the truD gene encoding tRNA pseudouridine(13) synthase TruD, with the protein MRDAHPIEREVGMAYYASGSDGTGGTLRESPEDFRVRELEAFDTQPADAPTGDYPWLVVRATLRRWDTNDFAREFANSVGMSRERVTWAGTKDRHAVTTQLFAVRDLDADQVPEIRDADIEVVGRAGRGLEFGDLAGNAFEIVVREPENPEQADAVADDLAGFAGGDVGAPNFFGQQRFGSKRPVTHEVGLAILRNDWEAAAMAYLGAPTEHEPEDSQAAREYVEDTRDWTGALEEFPQRLRYERTMLHELADGGSFRDAVETFPSNLQRLFVNAAQSYAFNRILSERMDRGLPFHEPVAGDVVWFADSDADAAIAQPDSSREQRVTESRVDVMARHCERGRAFVTAPLVGTDTEFADGEPGDITRSVLDDLDLAPADFDLPGDWSSEGTRRAILLRPDLTVSHDPLTFEFALPSGSYATVVLREFLKSSPLDL; encoded by the coding sequence ATGCGGGACGCCCACCCGATAGAGCGCGAGGTCGGGATGGCGTACTACGCCAGCGGCAGCGACGGCACCGGCGGCACGCTCCGCGAGTCACCCGAGGACTTCCGCGTCCGGGAACTCGAAGCGTTCGACACCCAGCCCGCAGACGCGCCGACCGGCGACTACCCGTGGCTGGTCGTGCGCGCGACGCTGCGGCGCTGGGACACCAACGACTTCGCCCGCGAGTTCGCGAACAGCGTCGGGATGAGCCGCGAGCGCGTGACGTGGGCGGGGACGAAAGACCGCCACGCCGTCACCACCCAGTTGTTCGCCGTCCGCGACCTCGACGCCGACCAGGTGCCCGAGATTCGGGACGCCGACATCGAGGTCGTGGGCCGCGCGGGCCGCGGGCTGGAGTTCGGCGACCTCGCCGGCAACGCCTTCGAGATAGTGGTTCGTGAGCCAGAGAACCCGGAGCAGGCCGACGCCGTTGCCGACGACCTCGCCGGGTTCGCGGGCGGTGACGTGGGAGCCCCCAATTTCTTCGGGCAGCAGCGCTTCGGCAGCAAGCGCCCCGTCACCCACGAGGTCGGGCTCGCCATTCTCCGGAACGACTGGGAGGCCGCCGCGATGGCGTACCTCGGCGCGCCCACCGAACACGAGCCCGAGGACTCGCAGGCCGCCCGCGAGTACGTTGAGGACACCCGCGACTGGACGGGGGCTCTGGAGGAGTTCCCGCAGCGCCTGCGCTACGAGCGCACGATGCTGCACGAGCTCGCGGACGGCGGGAGCTTCCGGGACGCCGTCGAGACGTTCCCGTCGAACCTCCAGCGCCTGTTCGTGAACGCCGCCCAGTCCTACGCCTTCAACCGGATTCTCTCCGAGCGGATGGACCGAGGGCTGCCGTTCCACGAACCGGTCGCGGGCGACGTGGTGTGGTTTGCGGATAGTGACGCCGACGCGGCGATCGCACAGCCCGACTCCTCGCGCGAGCAGCGCGTCACCGAGTCCCGCGTGGACGTGATGGCGCGGCACTGCGAGCGCGGCCGCGCGTTCGTCACCGCGCCGCTCGTCGGCACCGACACCGAGTTCGCGGACGGCGAGCCCGGCGACATCACGCGAAGTGTGCTCGACGACCTCGACCTCGCGCCCGCGGACTTCGACCTGCCCGGCGACTGGAGCAGCGAGGGCACCCGCCGCGCGATTCTCCTCCGGCCCGACCTCACGGTCAGCCACGACCCGCTCACGTTCGAGTTCGCGCTACCCTCGGGGAGCTACGCCACCGTGGTCCTCCGGGAGTTCCTCAAATCGAGTCCGCTCGACCTCTGA